From Plasmodium falciparum 3D7 genome assembly, chromosome: 9, one genomic window encodes:
- a CDS encoding thioredoxin 3, with the protein MALICIGSVCFSLFHIGVIILLIINYFSSHIKKIFPSFFKNPNKEEIDKHIGNILEAKRKNKQLEQSIYIELKNTGSLNQVFSSTQNSSIVIKFGAVWCKPCNKIKEYFKNQLNYYYVTLVDIDVDIHPKLNDQHNIKALPTFEFYFNLNNEWVLVHTVEGANQNDIEKAFQKYCLEKAK; encoded by the exons atggctCTTATTTGCATCGGATCAGTATGTTTTTCACTTTTCCATATAGgagttataattttattaattataaattactTTTCAtctcatataaaaaaaatatttccttCCTTCTTCAAAAATCCAAATAAAG AAGAAATAGACAAACATATTGGAAATATCTTAGAagcaaaaaggaaaaataagcAG ctTGAACAAAGTATTTATATCGAATTAAAAAACACTGGAAGTTTAAACCAGGTATTTTCATCAACCCAAAATTCTTCCATAGTCATCAAATTTGGTGCCGTTTGGTGTAAGCCATGTAATAAAATCAAAGAGTATTTTAAg AATCAactgaattattattatgtaacaTTGGTTGATATTGATGTTGATATACACCCAAAATTAAATGATCAACATAACATTAAAGCATTGCCAACAtttgaattttattttaatttgaaTAATGAATGGGTCTTAGTTCATACA gTTGAAGGAGCTAATCAAAATGATATAGAAAAGGCATTTCAGAAGTACTGTTTAGAAAAAGCAAAATGa